The Mycobacterium sp. EPa45 genomic interval GGGGCGGACTCAGCACGATCAACCCGAGCACGAAGAAGATGGCCCCGGTGGCCAGCGCGACCGTCAGCACCTGACCCACCTGGGAAGCCGCGACGACGAACACCACGTTCGCCCGTTCGGTGCGGGACAGTGGGTCGACGCCGGGTTCGTCGGCGATGCCCTCGAACGGCGTGCCGGCCAGGCGGTCCACGTCCTCGGGGGCGGCTTCGGGCTCATCGACGATCGGGCGGACCCGTTCCAAAGTGCTCGAGACGAGGAACGCCGCGGCGATCGCGAACAGGAACCCGATGGCCAGCCACAGCCGTTGGCGGCTGACGATCGCGGCCATCAACCAGACGTAGGTGTTGAAGAACACCAGGAAAGTCAGCAGCACGACCGGCAGGGCACGGACGAACATGCCGGTGGCAAGGGCGAGGTTCGACATGGTGTCGCGGGCGGCCCAGCCCGCAATCGAGCCGACGCCCGACGCCGTGGCCACCACAATCACCGCGACGGTGATCGCCGTAAGGGTCAGGTTCACCGTGACCCGCGGGCTCGGACCGCCGAACACGCAGCCGAGGATGATCACCGCCAGCGCGAGGTTGGCGGCCACTACTCGCCGCAGCGGGCTGTCGATCCGCGACACCAGCCAGCCCACCAGGGCCGCCACCGGCAACACCAGCACGACGAGCGCCAGGAGGAATCCCTCGGCGACCGTCGGTCTGCCATCGATGTCGATGGTGTGTTTGCCCGACAGCTTGACCACCAGGATCGAGTTCACCGCGAAGACCGCCACGCCGGCCAGTGCCGGCGCCGACCGGCCCCACACCCGCCGCAGCAGGGTGCCGCGTCGCACCACCGCCGGGAGACCTCGAACCAGAAACCAGCGCTCTTCGGCGTAGCGGTCCGGTGATGTCATCGTTGCGCGGCTCCGATGTGGGCTTTCGGGTCAGGTCACCCTAGCCGGAAGAGGCACCGTCCACGCGCCAGGCGCGCGACACCGTCCCCCGTGTGCCCCGTAGGCTGGCGCCCATGCAACGGATCATCGGGACCGAGGTCGAATACGGCATTTCTTCGCCGTCCGATCCGACCGCCAATCCGATCCTGACCTCCACGCAGGCGGTGCTGGCCTATGCCGCGGCCGCCGGGATCCAGCGGGCCAAGCGCACCCGCTGGGATTACGAGGTGGAGTCGCCGCTGCGGGACGCCCGCGGATTCGACCTCAGCCGCTCGTCAGGACCGCCGCCGATCGTCGACGCCGACGAGGTCGGCGCGGCGAACATGATCCTCACCAACGGTGCCCGGCTCTACGTCGACCACGCGCACCCGGAGTACTCGGCGCCCGAGGTCACGGACCCGATGGACGCTGTGATCTGGGACAAGGCCGGCGAACGCGTCATGGAGGCGGCGGCGCGGCATGTGGCCAGCGTGCCCGGTGCGGCCAAGCTGCAGCTGTACAAGAACAACGTCGACGGCAAGGGTGCGTCCTACGGGTCGCACGAGAACTACCTGATGAGCCGTCAGACGCCGTTCTCGGCGGTCATCTCGGGCCTGACGCCGTTCATGGTGTCGCGCCAGGTCGTGACGGGTTCCGGCCGTGTCGGCATCGGCCCGTCCGGCGACGACCCGGGCTTTCAGCTCTCTCAGCGCGCCGACTACATCGAGGTCGAGGTCGGCCTCGAAACCACCCTCAAACGCGGCATCATCAACACCCGCGACGAGCCGCACGCCGACGCCGACAAGTACCGCCGCCTGCACGTGATCATCGGCGATGCGAATCTCGCCGAGACGTCGACCTATCTCAAGGTGGGCACGACGTCACTGGTCCTGGACTTGATCGAGGAAGGCCCCAAATTCGGCCTCGACCTGTCGGATCTGGCCCTGGCGCGCCCGGTGCACGCCGTCCACGTGATCAGCCGGGACCCATCGCTGCGGGCCACGGTGGCACTCGCCGACGGCCGGGAACTGACTGCACTGGCCATCCAGCGCATCTACCTGGACCGGGTGGCCAAGCTGGTGGACGCCCGCGACCCCGACCCCAGTGCCTCGAAGGTCGTCGAAACCTGGGCGCACATCCTTGACCTGCTCGAACGCGACCCGATGGAATGCGCCGAGCTGCTGGACTGGCCGGCCAAGCTGCGCCTCCTGGAAGGCTTCCGGCAGCGGGAGAACCTCGGCTGGTCGGCGCCGCGACTGCATCTGGTCGACTTGCAGTACTCCGACGTCCGGCTCGACAAGGGTCTGTACAACCGGTTGGTGGCTCGCGGATCGATGAAACGTCTGGTCACCGAGCAACAGGTGATCGACGCCGTCGACAACCCGCCGACCGACACCCGGGCGTACTTCCGCGGCGAGTGCCTGCGCCGCTTCGGTGCCGACATCGCCGCGGCCAGTTGGGACTCGGTGATCTTCGATCTGGGCGGTGATTCGCTGGTGCGGATTCCGACGCTGGAACCGCTGCGCGGCAGCAAGGCTCATGTGGGCGCGCTGCTCGATTCGGTCGACAGCGCAGTGCAACTCGTGGAACAACTGACGACCTGACGTTCGTTAGAGGGAGCAATACCGGTCTCGACCGGTAGTGTGGAAGAACCGGCGGCCCGTGCCGAATGGCACGACACAGTCGCCGATCACGAGCAGGAGGCAGCGATGGCTCAAGAGCAGACCAAGCGTGGCGGCGGTGGCGGCGAGGATGACGACCTCGGCGGCGCCGGAGCCGGCGGGCAAGAGCGTCGCGACAAGCTCGCTGAGGAGACCGACGATCTGCTGGACGAGATCGATGACGTCCTGGAAGAGAATGCTGAGGACTTCGTGCGCGCATACGTCCAAAAGGGCGGACAGTGACCTGGCCGTTCACTGATCGCCTGGCCACCAGTTCACCCCTGACCGATCTGTCTTCGTTCTCTGATCACCTGCGGCGCGAAGCTCCGCACCTGTTGCCCACCAGCACCGGTGCAAGCGCTGCGCTGCCCGGTGACGCACTGCCGCACGGCACCACGATCGTCGCCCTGAAATACCCCGGTGGCGTCCTGATCGCCGGCGATCGCCGTGCCACGCAGGGCAATATGATCGCCAGCCGCGACGTGCAGAAGGTGTACATCACCGACGACTACACCGCGACCGGCATCGCGGGTACCGCGGCCATCGCCGTCGAATTCGCCCGCCTCTACGCAGTCGAGTTGGAGCACTACGAAAAGGTCGAGGGCGTCCCGCTGACCTTTCCCGGCAAGGTGAACCGGCTCTCGACCATGGTGCGCGGCAATCTCGGTGCGGCACTGCAGGGATTCGTCGCGCTGCCGCTGCTGGTGGGGTACGACCTCGACGCCGCGGACCCCGAAGCGGCCGGACGAATCGTGTCGTTCGATGCCGCCGGCGGCTGGAACATCGAAGACGAGGGCTACCACTCGGTCGGTTCTGGTTCACTGTTCGCCAAGTCATCGATCAAGAAGCTCTATCCCGCTGTCACCGACGCGGATTCGGCGTTGCGGGCGGCCGTCGAGGCGCTCTACGACGCCGCTGATGACGACTCGGCGACCGGCGGTCCGGACCTCGTGCGCGGCATCTTCCCGACCGCCGTCACCATCGGGGCTGAGGGCGCCGCCGAGGTGACCGAGCAGCGCATCTCGGCGCTCGCTCGTGAAGTCATCGAAAACCGTTCCAGAACAAATACATTCGGACCCGGCAAGGGGCCCAGCAACGAAGCACCACGGGTGGACTAAGTGAGCTTCCCATATTTCATTTCGCCTGAGCAGGCGATGCGTGAGCGTTCCGAGCTCGCGCGCAAGGGTATTGCCCGCGGGCGCAGCGTGGTCGTACTCGCCTATGACTCCGGTGTGCTGTTCGTCGCGGAGAACCCGTCGCGCTCACTGCAGAAGATCAGCGAGCTCTACGACCGGGTCGGCTTTGCGGCTGTCGGCCGGTTCAACGAGTTCGACAATCTGCGCCGCGGTGGCATCCAGTTTGCCGACACGCGCGGGTATGCCTACGACCGTCGCGACGTGACCGGGCGCCAGCTCGCCAATGTCTACGCGCAGACTCTCGGGACCATCTTCACCGAACAGGCCAAGCCCTATGAGGTGGAGCTGTGTGTAGCCGAGGTAGCCCACTACGGCGAGACGAAAGCCCCTGAGCTGTATCGGATCACCTACGACGGCTCGATCGCCGACGAACCGCATTTCGTCGTCATGGGCGGCACCACCGATCCGATCATCACCGCGCTCAAGGAGTCCTACTCCGAGAACGCCGCGCTCGGTGACGCGGTCGGTATCGCCGTCGCGGCGTTGCGGGCCGGTATCAACGGCGCGAGTGGAAGCGGAAGCGGCACCGCGTCGGCCGAGCCGCGGGTACTCGGGCCCGCCACGCTCGAGGTGGCCATCCTGGACGCCAAGCGACCACGACGAGCGTTCCGGCGGATCACCGGCTCGGCGCTGGAAGCCTTGCTGCCCAAGACCGAGGACGCGCCCGCCGCGGAGGAAAACTCCTGACGCAGCTCGTCATCGGCGCCAGCGGGTTCCTCGGCTCCCATGTGACGCGCCAGCTGGTGGCCAGTGGTGCAAACGTGCGGGTGATGCTGCGCAAGACCAGCTCGACGAAGGCGATCGACGATCTCGAGGTCGAACGGCACTACGGCGACGTCTTCGACGACGACGCCCTGCGCGCGGCGATGAGCGGTTGCGACGTCGTGTACTACTGCGTGGTCGATGCACGGATGTGGCTGCGTGATCCGGCGCCGTTGTTCCGGACGAATGTCGAGGGATTACAACACGTGCTGGACGCCGCGGTCGAGGCTGGCCTCGAGAAGTTCGTGTTCACCAGTACCACCGGCACTTTGGCCGTCAGCGACAGCGGGCCGGTCACCGAGGACGATCCGCAGAACTGGACCGGTGGCGGTCCCTACATCGAAACGCGGATTCAGGCCGAGGATCTGGTGCTGCGCTATGCCCGTGACAAAGGGCTGGCCGCAGTTGCGATGTGCATCTCCACCACCTACGGCCCCGGCGACTGGCAGCCCACGCCGCACGGGTCGCTCATCGCTCAGGTCGCTGCGGGTCGTTTCCCGTTCTACCTCGACTTCTCCTCGGAGGTCGTCGGGATCGAAGATGCCGCGCGCGCAATGCTTCTCGCGGCCGAGCGCGGCCGACCGGGGGAGCGTTACATCGTCTCAGACCGGTACCTCAGCTCCCGCGAGGTGCACGAGATCGCCGCCAGCGCTGTCGGAGCGCCGCGTCCTCGCATCAAGATTACGATGCCCGTGCTGTACGCCGCCGCCCACGCCAACGACTTCGCATCGAAGCTGTTGCGCCGCGACCTGCCGTTCGCTGTGGTGGGATTGCGGATGGCGCAACTGATGTCACCGCTGGACCACGGTAAGGCCGAACGTGAATTGGGCTGGCGGCCCGAGCCGGTCGAGGAGTCGATCCGCAAGGCCGCCCGGTTCTTCGTCGGGCAGGCACGCGGCTAGCCCGCGACCCGAATGTGCTCGCGATCGCCGGTGATGACCGCGAGAATATTGCGCCAGGCGTCGGACGGCTCGTTCAGCACGTCACTGTGCGACGACAGGCCGCCCATCGGACCGCCGGTGAGGCGGCGACCGGCGGCCAGCGGAATGACCCCCGGTAGCCGGTCGGGGTCCGCGCCGTGCGGACCGAGCGGGATGCCCTGCACCAGACCGATCGGGTCGGCGGGTGCGGTGATGGAGAACCGTAGGACGTCGCGATTCCGGTTGTGCCAGTCCGACGGATCGCGAACGCCCACACCGGCGCCCGCGGCCTCGACATAGATGACCCGGTCGGCCGTCAGGCCGAAAGTTTCTGCTGTACCCAGGATCGACCCGCCGTAGGAGTGGCCGATGTAGGTCACCGGCATCGAGCCGGCCCGCCGTTCGACGTCTTCGCTGAACGCCACCAGGCGCGGCGCCATTCGCAGGGCGTAACGGGGATCGGCGGCGTCGGCCACCCCTGCGGCCAGTTGACCGGTCGGGAAAGGCCCCCCGAGGTAGGTGATCATCGCGACGTCCCCGTTGGCTCCGGCGACGAAGCGACGGGCGGTCGCCACGTCGTCGGCCGCTCGGTCGAAGGTGGTGTTGAGCCCGGGCACCAGCACCCCAAGGGCGCGCGCGTGGCTCAGGTCGCCCGACAACTCGATGAACGACTGCCGCTGCGGGTCGAACCCGAGGATCTGGCGCGACACCCGGCGCTCGCGGTTCAGGGGATCGGGAACGTCGCCGAGCAGGCTTTCGTAGTAGCTGATGCGAGCCCGCGCATCGTGGTCGTACGCGGCGACGGCCGCGGCCCGCAGCGCCGAATCGGCGTGCAATGTCGCCCAAAGGCGTTCGGCGTCAGCCGCTTCCAAAGTTGGCGCGACCGCGGCGCGCAACTTGACGTCGTCGGGCACTTCGATGCCGCGGAGCTCGTCGAGGATCGCGTTGGCGATGTTGATGCGATTGGCTGCAACGCGCATCTCCCACGGGACACCATCGGTGTTGCCCACCTCGAGGGGCTTGCCTTCGACCAGCCGACGGCGCTCGGAGTCGGACATCGCCGCGACCGAGGCGGCGATGCTGTCCTGACTCATGTGCGGCCAGTCGCCGACCGGACTGCCGGTGACTCCGGCGGGACGAACCGGTGCCGGACCCGCGGTCGCGGTCTCGAAGGCGGCGCCGATCGCCCTGGCCGCTTCGGCATCGGCCGCGCCGAGCGCCGACAACGCGCCCTGCAGGAGGCGGGTCAGCTCGGCTGCCCGCACGTCGAGCATCTCCCGGGCGGCCGAAACGGCGCCACCGCTGCAGGCCACCAGCAGGGCCGACGGTGTCGACGGCGGACCCACCGTGCCGTCGTCGCTGACCTGACACCCTTCGTCGCGGGCGTCGGCTACCACCGCCAGGACTCGATCGCGTCCGCGGGTGAGGACGTCCGCGGCGTCCCGAGCCTCGGCCGCGGCCAGAATCAGGGCGCGACACACCCCGCGCAGTTCCGTGACTGTCGGGCCGAGCGCCGCACGGGCCGTGCCGGCGGCCGTACCGGTGAACACGCCGACGCTGCCCGCCACCGCGTCGTCAATCGCGTCTGCCCGCGCCTGCAGCCGGCCTGCGGCGTCGTCCCAGTCACCGGCCAATTCGAGCAATGCGTGCGGTCGCCAGGTGAGCACCTGCGAAACGCCCGGACCGCTCACGGCTGTTGCAGCTGCTCGGCGGTGACGTCGTCGGCGGCACCGAGTTCTGACACCGACCGGCGCACCGAGCAAACCCAATCCCGCAACGTCGTCTCGAGTCGGTGCACGTCAGCAGTGACGCGTGCCGGTTCACCCGAATTGCCCAGCGCAGAACCGGGCAACCCGTCGATGTCGCGAATCGCAACCGCCGCGAGCTCGCCCGCGGCGTGCGTCAGCCGGTCCAGCAGCACCCCCAGGGCTGCGGGATCGACGACGATGCGCTCAGGCACGGCTCATGCTGACATGTCCCGCGCCAGCGGTTTTTCCGCCATCCACAGGGATTTCGAACGTGTTTCGCCCCCTGCTTGCCCACCACTGGTGCAACGCAACCAGTAGGCTCGGTGTCGTGCAGCGGAGAATCATGGGCATCGAAACCGAATTCGGTGTCACCTGCACGTTCCACGGCCATCGTCGGCTCAGTCCCGACGAGGTCGCCCGGTACCTGTTCCGCCGGGTGGTGTCGTGGGGCCGCAGCTCGAACGTGTTCCTGCGCAACGGCGCGCGCCTGTACCTCGATGTGGGAAGCCACCCGGAGTACGCGACCGCCGAGTGCGACAACCTGACGCAGCTCGTCACTCACGACCGCGCCGGTGAACGGGTGCTGGAGGACCTGCTCATCGACGCCGAACAGCGGCTGGCCGACGAAGGCATCGGCGGGGACATCTACCTGTTCAAGAACAACACCGATTCGGCCGGAAACTCCTACGGCTGCCACGAGAACTACCTGATCGTGCGCGCCGGCGAGTTCTCCCGGATCTCCGACGTGCTGCTGCCGTTCCTGGTCACCCGCCAGCTGATCTGCGGTGCGGGCAAGGTGTTGCAGACGCCCAAGGCCGCGACGTTCTGCCTGTCCCAGCGCGCCGAGCACATCTGGGAAGGGGTGTCCAGCGCGACCACCCGTTCCCGCCCGATCATCAACACCCGCGACGAGCCGCATGCCGACGCCGAGAAGTACCGCAGGCTGCACGTGATCGTCGGCGACTCCAACATGTGCGAGGCAACGACCATGCTCAAGGTCGGCACCGCCTCGCTGGTGCTGGAGATGATCGAAGCCGGTGTGGCGTTCCGCGACTTCTCGCTGGACAACCCCATCCGCGCCATCCGCGAGGTCAGCCACGACCTCACCGGCCGCCGACCCGTTCGGTTGGCCGGCGGTCGCCAGGCCAGCGCGCTGGATATCCAGCGCGAGTACTTCGCCCGCGCGGTGGAGTACCTGCAGACCCGCGAACCCAACACCCAGATCGACCAGGTTGTCGACCTGTGGGGCCGCCAGCTCGACGCCGTCGAGAGCCAGGACTTCGCCAAGGTGGACACCGAGATCGACTGGGTGATCAAGCGCAAGCTGTTCCAGCGCTACCAGGACCGTTACAGCATGGAACTGTCCGACCCGAAGATCAGCCAGCTCGACCTCGCCTACCACGACATCAAGCGCGGCCGCGGGGTGTTCGACCTGCTGCAGCGCAAGGGTTTGGCGACCCGGATCACCACCGACGAAGAGATCGAGGCCGCCGTCGACACGCCCCCGCAGACGACGCGGGCCAAGCTGCGCGGCGAGTTCATCAGCGCCGCCCAGGAGGCCGGCCGCGATTTCACCGTCGACTGGGTGCATCTGAAGCTCAACGACCAAGCGCAGCGCACGGTGCTGTGCAAGGACCCGTTCCGCTCGGTCGACGAGCGGGTGAAGCGGCTCATCGCGAGCATGTGACGAGCGCGCCGCGCGAGCGGCGCGCGCATCCCGGCTAAGGTTTTCCGAGTGGCGACATCCAAAGTCGAGCGGTTGATGAACCTCGTCATCGCGCTGCTGTCCACGCACGGCTACATCACCGCGGATCGCATCCGGGCCAGCGTCGCCGGCTACGCCGACAGCCCCAGCGATGAGGCGTTTTCTCGGATGTTCGAGCGCGACAAGAACGAGCTGCGCGATCTGGGCATCCCGCTGGAGACCGGACGGGTGTCGTCGTTCGACCCCACCGAGGGTTACCGGATCAACCGAGACGCGTACGCATTGCCCGACATCGAACTCACCGACGAGGAGGCGGGCGCGGTCGCGATCGCCACCCAGTTGTGGGAATCGCCGGAGCTGATCACCGCGACCCAGGGCGCGCTGCTGAAGTTACGGGCCGCAGGCGTCGACGTCGATCCCGATGCCGCCGTCGCGATCACCACCGCGTCGGGTCCGCCCGGTCTGCGTGGATCGGAGGATGTGCTGGGAAACCTGTTGTCGGCCATCGATTCCGGTCAGCCGGTGCAATTCCGGCACCGGTCGCTGCCCACCGATCCCTACACCGTGCGCACGGTGGAACCGTGGGGGGTCATCACCGACCGGGGTCGCTGGTATCTGGTTGGGCACGATCGGGATCGCAACGCCACCAGAACATTTCGGCTTTCGCGTATCGGCGCCGACATCAAAACCGTCGGCGCGCCGGGATCGGTCACCCGGCCGGACGGCGTCGACCTGAGAGCGATCGTCGACCGGGCGATCGGGGAGGCGCCCAGTGGGGTGCAGGCATCGGTGTGGGTGGCCGACGGGAAAGCAATGTCGTTACGCCGCAACGGTAAATCGACGGGTACCCGCATCATCGGTGGGCGCCCCGGTGAGGTGATCGAGCTCGACATCGGCACCCGCGACCGGCTCGCCCGCGAGGTCGCCGGATACGGGGCCGACGCGCTGGTCCTGGAACCGGCCGCGTTGCGCGACGACGTGATGCAGCGGTTGCAGGCCCAAGCGAGGGTGCAAGCATGACTCCCGTTTCGACGCGCCTGGTGCGGCTGCTGAACATGGTGCCGTACCTCAAGGCCAACCCGAGCATCACCTACGACGAAGCCGCCGCCGACCTCGGCGTGACCCGCAAGCAGCTTCAGCAGGACCTCGATCAGCTCTGGATGTGTGGCTTGCCGGGTTATGGGCCCGGCGACCTGATCGACTTCGAGTTCTCCGGGGACTCGATCAAAGTGACGTTCTCCGCCGGGATGGACGAGCCGCTGCGGTTGACCTCGCCGGAGGCAACCGGGCTCCTGGTCGCCCTGCGGGCGCTGATCGACATTCCCGGCGTCGTCGATCCACAGGCCGCGCTGTCCGCGATCGCCAAGATCGAGTCGGCGGCGGGCACCGTCGGCCACGACCACACCCATGCCGTTACCGCGGTGGAGGAACGAGCGCCCATCGAGAGCGACACCGCCGCCGCGGTGCGCGCGGCGGTGCGCGACGGACGCGCGCTGAACATCGAGTACTACTCGGCCTCCCGGGACACCCTGACCAGCCGCGTCGTGGACCCGATCCGGGTGGTTCTGGTCGGCGATCACAGCTATCTGCACGCCTGGGCGCGCGACGCCGACGGCGTCCGGTTGTTCCGGTTGGACCGGATCGTGGAGGCGACGGTTCTCGACCAGGCCGCGATCCCACCCGAGCCGGCCGTGCAGGCACCGCCGGATACCTCGTTGTTCGACGCCGACCCGGCGCTGCCCGCCGCGACATTGCTGCTGGCCCCGACCGCCTCGTGGATGCTGGAGTACTACCCGATGCGCATCCTCGAGGAGCTGCCCGACGGGTATCGCAAGGCCACGATGACCTATGCCTCCGAGGAGTGGATGTGCCGGGTGCTGCTCGGATTCGGCGCCGAGGTCCGGGTATTGGGGCCTGACTCGCTGCTGACCCGGGTGCGCGATAGCGCGGCCGCAGCGTTGGCCGCGTATGCCGACCTCGACGGCTGACCTGCATAGCGGCTTGTCATGGGGCCGGTGCGGTAGCATCGAGACAACTCCTGGAGGTGACCAAATTGGGTGCTCTACAACCGTGGCACTGGCTGATTCTCATCGCGGTGGTCGTGCTGCTCTTCGGTTCGAAGAGGTTGCCTGATGCCGCCCGCTCGCTGGGCAAGTCGATGCGCATCTTCAAATCAGAGGTCAAAGAGCTGCAGAACGAGCACAAGACGGACACTCCCGTCACGCCCGCCCAGCCGCCCACCCAGGTGCAGTCCGAGCGCGTCGAGGCTCCGGTGACCCCACCGGTGCAGGGCCACACCGACGCGAAACCGGCCTGAACCGACGACGCAGGGGCGTCCACACGCCCGTAGTCAGCCGCTGCCGTGCGCACTCCTAAATTCCTGACGCGGCTGGACCCTCGACAACGCCGCAGCCGGGTCAACCCGGACGGGACGATGTCCCTCGTCGACCACATCCGGGAACTGCGGACCCGTTTGTTGATCGCGATGGGCGCTGTCGCGTTGACCACCATCGTCGGTTTCCTCTGGTACAGCCATGGGCTTTTCGGCCTGGAGAGCCTCGGCGAATGGCTGCGGGAGCCGTACTGCTCGCTACCGCAGTCGGCGCGCGCCGATATCAGCGCCGACGGCGGTTGCCGTCTGCTGGCGACCGCGCCGTTCGACCAGTTCATGCTGCGGCTCAAGGTGGGGCTGACCGCCGGAATCGTGCTGGCCTGCCCGGTGTGGCTCTACCAGCTGTGGGCGTTCATCACCCCGGGCCTGTACCGCAACGAGCGCCGCTTCGCATCGGTGTTCGTCTTCTTCGCGGCGCTGCTGTTCGTCGCCGGCACGGTGCTGGCGTACTTCGTCCTGTCGAAGGCGCTGCACTTTCTGCTCACCGTCGGCAGCGATGTCCAGGTGACCGCGCTCTCCGGCGACCAGTACTTCGGGTTCCTGATCAACCTGCTGCTGATCTTCGGCGTCAGCTTCGAGTTCCCGCTGCTGATCATGATGCTGAATCTGATCGGGGTGCTCCCGTACGCGAAGCTCAAATCGTGGCGGCGCGGATTGATCTTCGGCGTGTTCGTGTTTGCCGCCTTCGCCACACCCGGCTCGGATCCGTTCTCCATGCTGGCGCTGGGCCTGGCGCTCACGCTGCTGCTGGAGTTCGCCATCCAGGCCGCCCGGCTGCACGACCGGCGCAAGGCCAAGCGCGAGGCACTGGCCGAGATTCCCGACGAGCAGGCCGCACCCATCGAGGCGCCGGAGCCGGTGACTGCACCGGCGACGTATGCGGCACAGCATGACGACATCACCTGAGGCCGGCGGGCAGGAGCGCAGCGACCCGGGGAATGAGGCCGGCGGGCTGGAGCAGTTCACCGAGCTGCTGACGTTCCGGCTTGATCCGTTCCAGGTCCAGGCGTGTGAGGCGCTGGAGCGCGGCCACGGTGTTCTGGTGTGCGCCCCGACCGGCGCGGGCAAGACGGTGGTCGGTGAGTTCGCAGTGCACCTGGCGTTGAAGGCCGGCCGAAAGTGCTTCTACACCACACCGATCAAGGCGTTGAGCAACCAGAAGCACAACGACTTGGTGCGCCGTTACGGCGCGGAGAACATCGGTCTGCTCACCGGCGACCAGTCGGTCAACGGCGACGCCCCGGTGGTGGTGATGACCACCGAAGTGCTGCGCAACATGCTGTACGCCGGATCTGATGCGCTGCAAGGGCTTTCGCATGTCGTGATGGACGAGGTGCACTTCTTGGCCGACCGGATGCGGGGCGCGGTGTGGGAGGAGGTGATCCTGCATCTGCCCGACGACGTACGTCTGGTCAGCCTGTCGGCCACAGTCAGCAACGCCGAGGAATTCGGCGGCTGGATCCAGACCGTACGTGGCGACACCACCGTCGTCGTCGACGAGCACCGGCCGGTTCCGTTGTGGCAGCACGTGTTGGTGGGCAAGCGGCTCTTCGACCTATTCGATTACGACCGGGAAGGCAAGCAGCACCTCGTCGATCCGGAGCTGATGCGCCACATCGCGCACCGACGTGAGGCCGAACGTCTTTCCGACTGGGAGCCGCGCCGGCGCGGACCCGGGCGTCAGGGCGGCCGGTCGAGCCTGTACCGCCCGCCGTCGCGCCCCGACGTGATCGGCTCGCTCGACCGCGAAGGCCTGCTGCCGGCGATCACGTTCATCTTCTCCCGCGCCGGCTGCGACGCCGCGGTCAAGCAGTGCCTGCGCAGCTCGCTGCGGTTGACCAACGACGAGGACCGGGTGCGGATCGCGGAGGTGATCGACCGGCGCTGCGGCGATCTGGCCGACGCCGACCTGGCGGTGCTGGAGTACTACGAGTGGCGCGAGGGCCTGCTGCGCGGGCTGGCCGCCCACCATGCCGGCATGTTGCCGGTCTTCCGGCACACCGTCGAGGAGCTGTTCACCGCCGGGCTGGTCAAGGCGGTGTTCGCCACCGAGACACTGGCGCTGGGCATCAACATGCCGGCCCGCACCGTCGTGCTGGAGAAGTTGGTGAAGTTCAACGGCGAACAGCACATGCCGCTGACGCCGGGGGAGTACACCCAGCTGACCGGCCGCGCGGGGCGGCGCGGCATCGACATCGAGGGCCACGCCGTCGTGCTGTGGCACCCGGATGTTGAACCCGCCGAGGTCGCCGGGCTGGCGTCGACCCGAACCTTTCCGCTGCGCAGCTCGTTCGCGCCGTCGTACAACATGACGATCAACCTGGTGAACCAGATGGGGCCGGAGCAGGCTCACCAACTGCTGGAGCGGTCGTTCGCGCAATTCCAGGCCGACCGATCCGTCGTGGGTCTGGTCCGTGGTGTCGAACGCGGCGAGAAGATGCTCGACGACATCGCCGATGAGCTGGGCTGGGACCGCCGCAAGCAGCCGGAAACCGAGCCGGCGATTCTGGACTACGTGCGCCTGCGCGCCAAGATCAGCGAGCGGGAGCGGGCGCAGTCGCGGGCCTCG includes:
- a CDS encoding alpha/beta hydrolase — translated: MSGPGVSQVLTWRPHALLELAGDWDDAAGRLQARADAIDDAVAGSVGVFTGTAAGTARAALGPTVTELRGVCRALILAAAEARDAADVLTRGRDRVLAVVADARDEGCQVSDDGTVGPPSTPSALLVACSGGAVSAAREMLDVRAAELTRLLQGALSALGAADAEAARAIGAAFETATAGPAPVRPAGVTGSPVGDWPHMSQDSIAASVAAMSDSERRRLVEGKPLEVGNTDGVPWEMRVAANRINIANAILDELRGIEVPDDVKLRAAVAPTLEAADAERLWATLHADSALRAAAVAAYDHDARARISYYESLLGDVPDPLNRERRVSRQILGFDPQRQSFIELSGDLSHARALGVLVPGLNTTFDRAADDVATARRFVAGANGDVAMITYLGGPFPTGQLAAGVADAADPRYALRMAPRLVAFSEDVERRAGSMPVTYIGHSYGGSILGTAETFGLTADRVIYVEAAGAGVGVRDPSDWHNRNRDVLRFSITAPADPIGLVQGIPLGPHGADPDRLPGVIPLAAGRRLTGGPMGGLSSHSDVLNEPSDAWRNILAVITGDREHIRVAG
- the prcA gene encoding proteasome subunit alpha, with translation MSFPYFISPEQAMRERSELARKGIARGRSVVVLAYDSGVLFVAENPSRSLQKISELYDRVGFAAVGRFNEFDNLRRGGIQFADTRGYAYDRRDVTGRQLANVYAQTLGTIFTEQAKPYEVELCVAEVAHYGETKAPELYRITYDGSIADEPHFVVMGGTTDPIITALKESYSENAALGDAVGIAVAALRAGINGASGSGSGTASAEPRVLGPATLEVAILDAKRPRRAFRRITGSALEALLPKTEDAPAAEENS
- the dop gene encoding depupylase/deamidase Dop gives rise to the protein MQRIIGTEVEYGISSPSDPTANPILTSTQAVLAYAAAAGIQRAKRTRWDYEVESPLRDARGFDLSRSSGPPPIVDADEVGAANMILTNGARLYVDHAHPEYSAPEVTDPMDAVIWDKAGERVMEAAARHVASVPGAAKLQLYKNNVDGKGASYGSHENYLMSRQTPFSAVISGLTPFMVSRQVVTGSGRVGIGPSGDDPGFQLSQRADYIEVEVGLETTLKRGIINTRDEPHADADKYRRLHVIIGDANLAETSTYLKVGTTSLVLDLIEEGPKFGLDLSDLALARPVHAVHVISRDPSLRATVALADGRELTALAIQRIYLDRVAKLVDARDPDPSASKVVETWAHILDLLERDPMECAELLDWPAKLRLLEGFRQRENLGWSAPRLHLVDLQYSDVRLDKGLYNRLVARGSMKRLVTEQQVIDAVDNPPTDTRAYFRGECLRRFGADIAAASWDSVIFDLGGDSLVRIPTLEPLRGSKAHVGALLDSVDSAVQLVEQLTT
- the prcB gene encoding proteasome subunit beta, with product MTWPFTDRLATSSPLTDLSSFSDHLRREAPHLLPTSTGASAALPGDALPHGTTIVALKYPGGVLIAGDRRATQGNMIASRDVQKVYITDDYTATGIAGTAAIAVEFARLYAVELEHYEKVEGVPLTFPGKVNRLSTMVRGNLGAALQGFVALPLLVGYDLDAADPEAAGRIVSFDAAGGWNIEDEGYHSVGSGSLFAKSSIKKLYPAVTDADSALRAAVEALYDAADDDSATGGPDLVRGIFPTAVTIGAEGAAEVTEQRISALAREVIENRSRTNTFGPGKGPSNEAPRVD
- a CDS encoding ubiquitin-like protein Pup encodes the protein MAQEQTKRGGGGGEDDDLGGAGAGGQERRDKLAEETDDLLDEIDDVLEENAEDFVRAYVQKGGQ
- a CDS encoding NAD-dependent epimerase/dehydratase family protein, translated to MTQLVIGASGFLGSHVTRQLVASGANVRVMLRKTSSTKAIDDLEVERHYGDVFDDDALRAAMSGCDVVYYCVVDARMWLRDPAPLFRTNVEGLQHVLDAAVEAGLEKFVFTSTTGTLAVSDSGPVTEDDPQNWTGGGPYIETRIQAEDLVLRYARDKGLAAVAMCISTTYGPGDWQPTPHGSLIAQVAAGRFPFYLDFSSEVVGIEDAARAMLLAAERGRPGERYIVSDRYLSSREVHEIAASAVGAPRPRIKITMPVLYAAAHANDFASKLLRRDLPFAVVGLRMAQLMSPLDHGKAERELGWRPEPVEESIRKAARFFVGQARG